A single region of the Azospirillum brasilense genome encodes:
- a CDS encoding AraC family transcriptional regulator yields MSDVLHVLSPRISRLTRLEASDDWSLEFPALDRLKFVALLKGASWLILPGRPPWLMGAGDVCLIGRTPYAVASDPALPRADGQSLFGIPGRDTVQLGGSDTISIGGSVSFADGNAEFLLDRLPDVLLIPRSSPGSGAVSTILTLLRDEMERAHLGRGVVTARLADVLLIEAIRAHAADGEAVGMGWLTALSDPRLGRALRAIHDDVARPWTVAQLASVANMSRAAFSAQFTRHVGQPPLAYVRAWRLTLARAALGQRHTDVASIASKVGYSSQSAFGHAFRRSFGVSPGGGAKARAGRAPTDEAGMSGAEGAPVVSVRSSVSARATRRRHP; encoded by the coding sequence TTGTCGGATGTCCTGCATGTCCTCAGCCCCAGGATCAGCCGTCTGACGCGGCTGGAGGCCTCGGACGACTGGTCGCTGGAATTCCCGGCGCTCGACCGCTTGAAGTTCGTGGCGCTGCTGAAGGGCGCGAGCTGGTTGATCCTCCCGGGTCGTCCTCCGTGGCTGATGGGCGCCGGGGATGTCTGTCTCATCGGACGGACACCCTACGCCGTCGCCAGCGATCCGGCCTTGCCCCGCGCCGACGGCCAGAGCCTCTTCGGCATTCCCGGCCGCGACACCGTTCAGCTTGGCGGAAGCGATACGATCTCGATCGGCGGCAGCGTCTCCTTCGCCGACGGGAACGCCGAGTTCCTGCTCGACAGACTGCCGGATGTCCTGCTGATCCCTCGATCCTCCCCTGGATCGGGAGCGGTATCGACGATCCTCACCTTGCTGAGGGACGAGATGGAGCGGGCCCATTTGGGCCGTGGAGTCGTGACCGCCCGCCTCGCGGACGTGCTGCTGATCGAGGCGATCCGCGCCCATGCGGCGGATGGCGAGGCGGTCGGGATGGGCTGGCTGACTGCGTTGTCCGATCCTCGGCTTGGCCGGGCGCTGCGCGCCATTCACGACGACGTCGCCCGACCGTGGACCGTGGCGCAGCTCGCGTCCGTCGCCAACATGTCGCGCGCCGCCTTCTCCGCACAATTCACCCGCCACGTGGGACAGCCCCCGCTGGCCTATGTGCGGGCTTGGCGTCTCACCCTCGCGCGCGCCGCCTTGGGGCAGCGTCATACCGACGTCGCCAGCATCGCGAGCAAGGTCGGGTACAGCTCGCAGAGCGCCTTCGGCCATGCCTTCCGCCGCTCCTTCGGCGTTTCGCCCGGGGGCGGCGCCAAGGCAAGAGCCGGCCGCGCGCCGACGGATGAGGCTGGGATGAGCGGGGCGGAGGGGGCGCCGGTCGTCAGCGTCCGATCATCGGTTTCAGCCAGGGCGACGAGGCGAAGACATCCGTGA
- a CDS encoding TRAP transporter large permease subunit gives MNTPVNTADAAVHGAGRPSGAGTGWLDRLDRGIGLLVETPAALLVLAEVGVLLVGVIWRYLLHSPIIWSDELASILFLWLAMFGSVVALRRGEHMRMTAIVGMLQPRTQAFLDVVAITAALAFLLLMAEPAYEFAVEEVWVTTPALDIPNSWRASALPVGFVLMIAVALLRLARLGRPSDVLRAVAAVTAVVGVMALAAPLFAGLGNYNLLLFFVVGVGAMVFLGLPIAFAFGLATFGYLALATSTPAIVMVGRMDEGMSHLILLSVPLFVFLGQLIEMTGMARAMVGFLASLLGHVRGGLSYVLIGAMYLVSGISGSKAADMAAVAPVLFPEMKARGAKPGDLVALLSATGAQTETIPPSLVLITIGSVTGVSIAALFTGGLLPAIVLGAALAALVWWRYRHEDLSHVRRASKAEIGKAFLIALPAIALPFIIRAAVIEGVATATEVSTIGIVYAVVAGLLIYRQFDWRRIYPMLVETASLSGAILLIIGAATGMAWALTQSGFSSSLAEAMRALPGGVPVFILVSIVAFIILGSVLEGIPAIVLFGPLLFPIARQLGVHEVHYAMIVILAMGIGLFAPPFGVGYYAACAISRINPDEGMKPIIGYLVALTIGLIVVAAVPWISIGFL, from the coding sequence ATGAACACTCCCGTCAACACGGCGGACGCCGCCGTTCACGGCGCCGGGCGGCCATCGGGCGCCGGCACCGGCTGGCTCGACCGGCTGGACCGCGGCATCGGGCTGCTGGTCGAGACGCCGGCGGCGCTGCTGGTGCTCGCCGAGGTCGGCGTCCTGCTGGTCGGCGTCATCTGGCGCTACCTCCTGCACAGCCCGATCATCTGGTCGGACGAGCTGGCCTCCATCCTGTTCCTCTGGCTCGCCATGTTCGGTTCGGTCGTGGCGCTGCGCCGGGGCGAGCACATGCGGATGACCGCGATCGTCGGCATGCTCCAGCCCCGCACCCAGGCGTTCCTCGACGTGGTGGCGATCACCGCGGCGCTGGCCTTCCTGCTGCTGATGGCCGAGCCGGCCTATGAATTCGCGGTGGAGGAGGTGTGGGTCACCACCCCGGCGCTGGACATTCCCAACTCCTGGCGGGCGAGCGCGCTGCCGGTGGGCTTCGTCCTGATGATCGCGGTGGCGCTGCTCCGGCTGGCGCGGCTGGGCCGTCCGTCCGACGTGCTGCGGGCGGTGGCGGCGGTCACGGCGGTGGTCGGCGTCATGGCGCTGGCGGCGCCGCTGTTCGCCGGGCTCGGCAACTACAACCTGCTGCTCTTCTTCGTGGTGGGCGTCGGCGCGATGGTGTTCCTCGGCCTGCCGATCGCCTTCGCCTTCGGTCTGGCGACCTTCGGTTATCTGGCGCTCGCCACCTCGACCCCGGCCATCGTCATGGTCGGCCGCATGGACGAGGGGATGAGCCACCTGATCCTGCTGTCGGTGCCGCTGTTCGTCTTCCTCGGCCAGCTGATCGAGATGACCGGCATGGCCCGCGCCATGGTCGGCTTCCTGGCCAGCCTGCTCGGCCATGTCCGCGGCGGCCTGTCCTACGTGCTGATCGGCGCCATGTACCTCGTCTCGGGCATTTCCGGATCGAAGGCGGCGGACATGGCGGCGGTCGCCCCGGTGCTGTTCCCCGAGATGAAGGCGCGCGGCGCCAAGCCCGGCGACCTCGTCGCCCTGCTGTCGGCCACCGGCGCCCAGACCGAGACCATCCCGCCGTCGCTGGTCCTCATCACCATCGGCTCGGTCACCGGCGTGTCCATCGCCGCCCTGTTCACCGGCGGCCTGCTGCCGGCCATCGTTCTGGGTGCGGCGCTGGCGGCGCTGGTCTGGTGGCGCTACCGCCACGAGGACCTGTCCCATGTCCGCCGCGCCAGCAAGGCGGAGATCGGCAAGGCCTTCCTGATCGCTCTGCCGGCCATCGCCCTGCCCTTCATCATCCGCGCCGCGGTGATCGAGGGTGTCGCGACCGCGACCGAGGTCTCGACCATCGGCATCGTCTACGCGGTGGTCGCCGGGCTGCTGATCTACCGCCAGTTCGACTGGCGCCGCATCTACCCGATGCTGGTCGAGACGGCGTCGCTGTCCGGGGCCATCCTGCTGATCATCGGCGCCGCCACCGGCATGGCCTGGGCGCTGACCCAGTCCGGCTTCTCCAGCTCGCTGGCCGAGGCGATGCGGGCCCTGCCGGGCGGGGTGCCGGTCTTCATCCTGGTGTCGATCGTCGCCTTCATCATCCTGGGCAGCGTGCTGGAGGGCATCCCCGCCATCGTGCTGTTCGGACCGCTGCTGTTCCCCATCGCCCGCCAGCTGGGGGTGCACGAGGTGCACTATGCGATGATCGTGATCCTGGCCATGGGCATCGGCCTGTTCGCCCCGCCCTTCGGCGTCGGCTACTACGCGGCCTGCGCCATCAGCCGGATCAACCCCGACGAAGGCATGAAGCCGATCATCGGCTATCTGGTGGCGCTGACCATCGGCTTGATCGTCGTCGCGGCGGTGCCCTGGATCTCCATCGGCTTCCTCTGA
- a CDS encoding LysR family transcriptional regulator — protein sequence MRHRDFDLDSLEVFVTVAELGNMTRAAGQLGLTQSAVSHVVRQLETAFATQLFDRSIRPMALTASGHRLWHWSKRILGDARQLPAVIGGKDTLFVPELRLGCIDTLAAPFMPRLLQQLRDSVPSFSIAAGLSRQLREQFMARRLDVIFTNESFDDLDQVDSFRLLSEPFVLLVPRSAPDVADEAGLRALSQALPLIRNTVDSSLGRMVDQHLRRLGMEIPRSFAFDAVDTMMAMVAEEMGWSLLPPTALVKSRQHLGRLKVLPFPAASFRRSVFVVARKGELGALPARIHKAGRAILTQGYFTDVFASSPWLKPMIGR from the coding sequence ATGCGCCACCGCGACTTCGACCTGGATTCCCTTGAAGTGTTCGTGACGGTGGCGGAGCTGGGCAACATGACCCGCGCGGCGGGCCAGCTGGGGCTGACCCAGTCGGCGGTGTCGCACGTGGTGCGTCAACTGGAAACCGCCTTCGCCACCCAGCTCTTCGACCGGAGCATCCGGCCGATGGCGCTGACCGCATCCGGCCACCGGCTGTGGCACTGGAGCAAACGGATTCTCGGCGACGCCCGTCAATTGCCGGCGGTGATCGGCGGCAAGGACACGCTCTTCGTGCCGGAGCTTCGGCTCGGCTGCATCGACACGCTGGCCGCCCCGTTCATGCCGCGGTTGCTCCAGCAGCTGCGCGACAGCGTGCCGTCCTTCAGCATCGCGGCGGGGCTCAGCCGCCAGCTGCGGGAGCAGTTCATGGCCCGGCGCCTGGACGTGATCTTCACCAACGAGTCCTTCGACGACCTGGATCAGGTGGACAGCTTCCGGCTGCTCAGCGAGCCCTTCGTGCTTCTGGTGCCCCGCAGCGCGCCGGACGTCGCCGACGAGGCCGGGCTGCGCGCGCTCTCGCAGGCCCTGCCATTGATCCGGAACACCGTGGACAGCAGCCTGGGCCGGATGGTGGACCAGCATCTGCGCCGGCTGGGCATGGAGATTCCGCGCAGCTTCGCCTTCGACGCCGTCGACACCATGATGGCCATGGTGGCCGAAGAGATGGGGTGGAGCCTGCTTCCGCCGACCGCGCTGGTGAAAAGCCGCCAGCATCTGGGGCGCCTGAAGGTGCTGCCCTTTCCGGCGGCCAGCTTCCGCCGGTCGGTCTTCGTGGTGGCCCGCAAGGGCGAACTGGGGGCGCTGCCGGCGCGCATCCACAAGGCTGGCCGTGCCATCCTCACCCAGGGCTATTTCACGGATGTCTTCGCCTCGTCGCCCTGGCTGAAACCGATGATCGGACGCTGA
- a CDS encoding TRAP transporter substrate-binding protein has translation MDKKPPQPPAHSTLGLLRPSRRAVLAAAAAVPLVTILKRPANAAEFQFKYATGQDPTHPVNIRAQEAIDRIREATSGRLDIKLFPANQLGSDTDLLGQVRNGGVEIFNLSSLILATFVPLSGITSMGFAFKDYNAVWQAMDGELGKHVRAEIAKTPIMTLSKIWDNGFRHVTSSTRVIKTPEDIKGFKMRVPPAPALTSLFKAIDAAPAPINFNELYSALQTTVVEGQENPLAIIATARLYEVQKSCSLTGHVWDGYWVLGNKRAFARLPADIQAIVTRELDRSADDQRADIAALTESLQKDLFGKGLTFHTIDREPFRKVLAGTNFYAEWKEKYGATAWDLLEKVTGKLG, from the coding sequence ATGGACAAGAAGCCGCCCCAACCCCCCGCTCACTCGACCCTGGGCCTTCTCCGCCCGAGCCGCCGCGCCGTTCTGGCCGCCGCCGCCGCCGTGCCGCTGGTGACCATCCTGAAGCGCCCGGCCAACGCCGCCGAGTTCCAGTTCAAATACGCCACCGGCCAGGACCCGACCCACCCGGTCAACATCCGCGCGCAGGAGGCCATCGACCGCATCCGCGAGGCGACCTCCGGCCGGCTCGACATCAAGCTGTTCCCCGCCAACCAGCTCGGCAGCGACACCGACCTGCTGGGACAGGTGCGCAACGGCGGCGTGGAGATCTTCAATCTCTCCTCGCTGATCCTCGCCACCTTCGTCCCGCTGTCCGGCATCACCAGCATGGGCTTCGCCTTCAAGGACTACAACGCGGTCTGGCAGGCGATGGACGGCGAGCTGGGCAAGCATGTCCGGGCGGAGATCGCCAAGACCCCGATCATGACGCTCAGCAAGATCTGGGACAACGGCTTCCGCCACGTCACCTCCTCCACCCGCGTCATCAAGACGCCGGAGGATATCAAGGGCTTCAAGATGCGGGTGCCGCCGGCGCCGGCCCTGACCTCGCTGTTCAAGGCGATCGACGCCGCCCCGGCGCCGATCAACTTCAACGAACTCTACTCCGCCCTTCAGACCACCGTGGTGGAGGGGCAGGAGAACCCGCTGGCGATCATCGCCACCGCCCGCCTGTACGAGGTGCAGAAGTCCTGCAGCCTGACCGGCCATGTCTGGGACGGCTATTGGGTGCTCGGCAACAAGCGCGCCTTCGCCCGCCTGCCCGCCGACATCCAGGCCATCGTCACCCGCGAACTGGACCGTTCGGCGGACGACCAGCGGGCCGACATCGCCGCACTCACCGAATCGCTGCAGAAGGACCTGTTCGGCAAGGGGCTGACCTTCCACACCATCGACCGCGAACCGTTCCGCAAGGTGCTCGCCGGGACGAACTTCTACGCGGAGTGGAAGGAGAAGTACGGAGCCACCGCCTGGGACCTGCTTGAGAAGGTGACCGGCAAGCTGGGCTGA
- a CDS encoding NAD(P)-dependent oxidoreductase translates to MSDGRTGPSSPSSVQESDTAMTTVGFIGLGSMGMPMACNLLARGFALRGFDVRRESVAALEARGGRGVDSAAAAADGADALVLMVVNAAQAESVLFAQGALDRLPDGATVILMATCPPDAVAALAARVEAAGRRFVDAPVSGGTVGAVAGTLSIMAAAPAAVVERVRPVLAAMGDKVFHVGEAPGQGATVKTVNQLLCGVHIAVVAEAFSLAAKAGVDLAVLLEIMSGSAASSWMLKDRGPRMLEAEPGITSAVDIFVKDLGIVLEAGRGAKAALPLAAVAHQMFLSASGRGEGTMDDSQVIRSYHLLNGVAPG, encoded by the coding sequence TTGTCCGATGGACGGACCGGGCCGTCCTCCCCTTCCTCAGTTCAGGAAAGTGATACGGCCATGACGACGGTTGGCTTTATCGGCCTCGGTTCCATGGGCATGCCGATGGCGTGCAACCTGCTGGCCCGCGGCTTCGCGCTGCGCGGCTTCGACGTGCGGCGCGAGAGCGTCGCGGCCCTGGAGGCCCGCGGTGGGCGGGGGGTGGACAGCGCCGCCGCCGCCGCCGACGGGGCCGACGCCCTGGTCCTGATGGTGGTCAACGCCGCCCAGGCCGAGTCCGTCCTGTTCGCCCAGGGCGCGCTGGACCGCCTGCCGGACGGCGCCACAGTGATCCTGATGGCGACCTGCCCGCCGGACGCCGTCGCCGCGCTCGCCGCGCGGGTCGAGGCGGCGGGGCGGCGCTTTGTGGACGCCCCGGTGTCGGGCGGCACCGTCGGGGCGGTGGCCGGAACGCTGTCGATCATGGCGGCGGCCCCGGCCGCGGTGGTGGAGCGGGTGCGCCCGGTCCTGGCGGCGATGGGCGACAAGGTCTTCCACGTCGGCGAGGCGCCGGGACAGGGCGCCACGGTGAAGACGGTCAACCAGCTTCTGTGCGGCGTCCACATCGCCGTGGTGGCGGAAGCCTTCTCGCTGGCCGCCAAGGCCGGCGTCGATCTGGCGGTCCTGCTGGAGATCATGAGCGGCTCCGCCGCGTCGAGCTGGATGCTGAAGGACCGCGGCCCGCGCATGCTGGAGGCCGAGCCGGGCATCACCAGCGCCGTGGACATCTTCGTCAAGGACCTCGGCATCGTCCTGGAGGCCGGGCGCGGCGCCAAGGCCGCGCTGCCGCTGGCCGCCGTCGCCCACCAGATGTTCCTCTCCGCCTCCGGGCGCGGCGAGGGCACGATGGACGACAGCCAGGTGATCCGCAGCTATCACCTTCTGAACGGCGTCGCGCCGGGGTGA
- a CDS encoding SDR family oxidoreductase produces MGIEGKVVVITGASSGIGRATATLLADRGAFVVLGARRESALADVSSAIAAAGGTALHRVTDVRRRDDLDALVALAVERGGKVDVLVNSAGIGPISRFDALRVEDWDAMIDVNLRGTLYGIAAVLPLFQRQQSGHIINIVSTAGLKIVPTMGVYAATKNAVRTATEALRQEAGPHLRVTEISPGFVATDFANSMTDPAMREVMAKRAATVSIPPEAIARGVVYAIEQPDDVDVGSVVIRPTAQD; encoded by the coding sequence ATGGGCATTGAAGGCAAGGTCGTCGTCATCACCGGTGCCAGCAGCGGCATCGGCCGTGCCACCGCAACGCTGCTGGCCGATCGGGGGGCGTTCGTTGTCCTGGGCGCCCGCCGGGAAAGCGCGCTGGCCGACGTGTCGAGCGCGATTGCCGCAGCCGGAGGCACAGCCCTTCACAGGGTGACCGACGTCCGCCGGCGTGACGATCTCGATGCCCTGGTAGCCCTTGCCGTCGAGCGGGGCGGCAAGGTCGATGTCCTGGTGAACAGCGCGGGGATCGGCCCGATCTCGCGCTTCGACGCGCTCCGTGTGGAGGATTGGGACGCCATGATCGATGTCAATCTGCGCGGGACGCTGTATGGGATTGCCGCCGTGCTGCCGCTGTTCCAGCGCCAGCAATCCGGCCACATCATCAACATCGTTTCGACCGCCGGCCTCAAGATCGTTCCCACCATGGGGGTGTATGCCGCGACGAAGAACGCGGTGCGCACCGCCACCGAAGCCCTACGGCAGGAAGCCGGACCACATCTGCGGGTGACGGAGATTTCTCCCGGATTCGTCGCAACCGATTTCGCGAATTCCATGACCGACCCCGCCATGCGGGAGGTGATGGCAAAGCGTGCCGCCACGGTCTCGATCCCGCCCGAAGCGATCGCTCGCGGCGTCGTCTATGCGATCGAGCAACCGGATGATGTCGATGTCGGCAGCGTCGTGATCCGGCCAACGGCGCAGGACTGA